The Ziziphus jujuba cultivar Dongzao chromosome 3, ASM3175591v1 region tattataaatattataaattacctatgtcctaaaatttttattttctttataatatgaattattaaaatattgttatgcaaaataaataaataaattccaaaagTGATCATTTTCTATTAAGcaaaacaagtaaataaaatatgaaatccaAAAGGCATCAAAACGAAGAACAGTTCCCAAATACCACTTCAAATAAAAGTCCTATTTGATCGATTTAAACAAAGTCCAGTTGTAATAAATACACAATTAGAATGAGTCAATTCCTAAAGTCAAACTTGtagatgaaaaaataaaataaaataataaaataaatttttttttttttttttaaaaaaagatcaaTCCCAAGGCAAATAAATTGTACTGTTACGAAGCCCCCCAGCTGTTaacccataaataaataaatatataaataaattttacttgttttaattttattaagacAAGTCAGAATGatttttgttccattttttgCAAATCCAATTTTACTATTTCAACTTAGATCGAGTAAACATCAAACCGGTTAAGACTAATTTAACAAACATATTCCCTTAAAGTGATAATTtgattcattaatttatttataaaaggtaaaaaatttaaaaaaaaattatagcatGTATTCATAAAAATAGTTATGAAATAATCAAATGTCTCTTAACATCAATTAGCAATAACATTTTGGGATAGGCTGACCCCCTCTTACCCTTGTGTTTGTGTGGCCTTTCCGAGAACAGAGTTTCCAACTTGAAGATTTTGATGAGAAACTTAAAATTGGAAACCACATGTTCTCTCAGTAATTTAATTGGTAACATTTTCATATTAACATTCTTAATTGCAACAAATAAATCACAAATTAGCATGCGAAACAAGTGGGCGAGGGTGAAAGATAAAAGAGACCATTTAGTAACATAGACTATCAGTATGTCTCCCATAAAAGACaaggaggaaaactattttgAGCTATGtactgaattaattaataaattaaaatgaaagacATGAGATGTCTTTAACAATGTTGGACTTACAGGATTCAAACACTAAACAAAACCACAATAATACTCAAAAAAACCACAAAATTATGTTGtgcatacgtatatatatatatatatatataaaagagcaAGAATGAAGAAGAGGGGgggaaaacaaaatttgaatgaATCATCATATTATTGTTTAGCATGTATCCTTGACAAAGGGAGcaaaaaaaatatgggtaaaAATAAGATATGGATAACCTAAGATTGGTTATCATTACTAATACACAACACAACAGCTGCAACCAGCAAATGAACCTACAGAACCAACTCTTGCgaccaaaaagaagaaaaatgaccATTCTGAGAAGTAAACAGGAAGAGGAGTATAAACATACAACCACATCAGACAGGCAATGCCAGACAAAATTACAAACTATCAAAAATACAGGGCTTCAGATACCAAAATATGGGGGTTCTAGGTGTATAAATTGGTGGCCAAATTTAAAACACTTAGACTGACAATGCCAAGCTTTTTTGCTAATACTTTACCGCCTGGAACTAAAGTTTGGTACAGTATAATCATCATCGGTAACCACCATACGGCTGTTGAGGAGCATAACCACCTCCACCCATCATAGGATTATAACTGCCACCCATGTTTGATCCTTGAGGGAATCCAGTTGGCTGTTGCATTGGAACTCCTTGACCCATACCCATGTTCATCCCCATGCCCATGTTCATACCCATACCCATTCCCATTCCCATGGGTTGGTTCTGGTTCATACCACCTCCATATCCTCCCATACCCATGCCTCCACCAGGAACACCACCCATTCCCATTCCCATCCCAGAACCCATCATAGGGTTTGATGGAGCCCTAAGAGTGCCTGCACCAGCTCGGCCTATCCCAGAGCCAGATCCCATAGCTTTCCCCATGTTTATAGTAGATACAGCAGGAGTGGCAGCAGGCTTTTCCAACCTCTTTTCCTTCCGGTTGATGGCATCAAAATCAATTCCTATATCTGCCAGTGGATTTATCTTCGCTGCATAGGCAAAAGAATAAAAGGTTAATATATAAGACAAGTAATTCAATGTATTGCCCACAAAGGGGGAAAAACAAGAGAGTAAAAAAGAGGGTCAGTAtgtggaaagtctagacacaatATAGTTGTATGCACTCACGTCCAGATATATTCAAGTCAACTAGTCCTTTGCTCAGTGTATCAGCCCAAACTGCTGACTTGGGCTCAAACTTTTTGGATGGTTGAGGAACAATAGCTAGTGCTCCTGTTGAATTAGGAAGAGATTGCTGAGAAGACAATGAAGTGCTTGCTCCTgtttgtggaaaaatattacCAAGAACATCATTGTTAGGTTGAGTTGTGGGTCCAGTTGCAGCCTGAGAAGCTACTTGTGGAGCTGCCAAGGCTGGAGGACCCTGTTGTGGAAGGAAGTTCCCACCGCTAAAATGAGATGCTGATCCAATGGGATTCTGGGGAGCGATGTGTGGTGTAGTTGGAACTGTAGATGCTCCCTGTTGTGCATAGAAGTTTCCATTGTTCGCAGGTGTATATCCACCTTGTGAAATGAAACTTCCACTATTAAATTGTGCAGTTGGTGCAGTTGACATTTGAGAACCCAGATGGGAGGTTATAGGAGCAGTAGATCCTCCATGGGGGAGATAATTACCACCTCCATAACCATTTTGAGTCTGAGTAACCATATTAGAAGAAACAGGAACTATGGCTCCCGGCTGTGGTTGATAACTACCAAAAGCATTAGCACCTGGCTGTGCAGGTTGGCCTGCTGGAGCTGAAAATGATTGCGGTGAATGTGAAGCATAGCTAGGTGAAGGTCCAGAAGGTGGGAGAATATCAGCTAAAATATCAGTGTTCTGATTCGGAGGCAGCTCTTGAGGAGAATAATGGAAGTTTGTTGATGAAGTTGGAACAGTAGACACATCGGATGTAGAATAAGTCAAGCCAGAAAGAGGGTCCCCAAAGTCGAAACCAGTGCCCCTGTCAGCCTTTACATCACTGGCATGGGATGGTTCAGCATTGTGAAAATAATCTGAGGAAGTGGAAGCCTGTGGTGGAGCGTGAAAACCTTCATTAGAAGGGACGGCTTTGAATGGGGTGTCACCAAATGGATCTTCAAAGGACTGCATTAAGCACATAAACTCTTAATGGCGAATCCAAAAGCATTATTGTCACAGTGTTAGacatgaattttataatagagGGGATCACAGAGAAGAGAGATAGGGAAATTAGATATTCTTTTGACTAGATAATATCACACTGCAAATGTCTGGGAAAAAGTCATAATCAACGAGTACTAGTGAAATCATCCTTCACACTTACATGGAATTATAAGTTCATATgcgttttttaacttttatttttaaaaattatgataaacCTAAATACAGAATCAATAGGATTGTTTGAATGATTGAGCttcaaaatatatgaatatttttcatatgaaagaattgataaaaaattgTCATGGAACAGAAAAGCTATTGAAAACAGAGGGAAAAACATTCACCGGAGATAATTGTGTTGTTAAGCAagcatatattatttaataatgagATCATAAACAGACAGGTAACAAACATCCATGATGAAGTGAAAAAGTTCCACAACCATTTCAAGTCTCATGATTTAGGTTAAGAATCAGCTGTAGAAATTATGGCACTTAGGAAGTTTCAGCCATCGGAGAAGTAAGCACTACCTGATTCAAGCTGTTAGATGCAGATGGAGTGGCTCCAAATGTGGGTGCTGAACTGGAGTTTACATGGGACTCGGTTTCAAATGCAGCAGTATCAGTTGTGGTAGGCACAACAGCCAATGAGTTTGACATGAATGAATCTGACAGACCACCAAGCAAGTCAACCTCAGCACTATTTGAGGTAGCTGGTGCAGCTgatgaaagaaaagagaaagcaagagcttcttattatacattttaGAAATAAATGGCTAAAAATGTGAAAGAATTCTAGCTTCTAAAAGGCCATATCAAATCTATATCACAAATAACTGCTGCAAACAGTACAACCTACATTTTAATTAACAAGCTAATGATTTAGCTGTACATAAGAAATTTGAAATAGAGTTTATAGATGCATTGATTTTACATGCAGATCAATCAACATACTAATTATCTAGTCAGAAATACAGAAAAATTCACTTCAAATGAAGGTGAACACAGCAACAACATAAccacaaatttttaaaagaccgcccccaaaaaaaaaaaaaaaaaaaaaaaaaaaagaagcagatTCCATGCATAACACACCCCCAAACAGTAAGACAAGCAGAAAAGTCACTTGAACCATAGATCATGAAGAATGCATATCGAAGcaaattaaaggaaaatatataatgTAGCCTTAACCCTCAATTAAAACATTTGCCAGATGCTATGTAGATGAAAACAAGGTAGTACCACAGAAGGCTCACCGATACAATAATGAAACATTGAGTGGCCCACAAAATTAACAAGTAGATGGGACTTTCTGTACCTGAAACTGGAACACGTGGGTCAAATTCATCAGCAGCCTCCACTTCCTGGTTCACAGGCATTGCATTAAAATCTTGAGCATTGGTTGCTTGTCCTACATGATGGCTTCCAGGTGAAGAAGTTGGGTGTGGATCATTGCTTACATGTGGAGATGAAGATGGACGATTGTTTACAGGTGGAGAAGAAGATCTAGGAGCAGGAGCTGCTGCAGTTTCTCCATCCCTGTAGTAAAGATATTCATGATTGACTAACCTTGAAATATAGGaggaaagtaaaaacaaattcacATGAAGAATAGTTAATACCTTTCACTGTGAACAGGGCTTCGAGATTCATTTACAGCCTCCTCATAACTAGGAGGAACACCAATGTTTTGTTCAGAAAATTTCCTTTCAAGCCGCCTGCCACAAATTATTAACAATTGTATGAGACAATTGTTTCCACTGTATGCTTGAAACAATTCATGCGAAATATAGCAACTGGAGTGTATATCTGTTAAAGCTTTTACCTTCCATTCTGATAGTCATCAGCTTTGGCACCACTACCACTGCAAGGATAAAAAATGTATGGCAAAAGCTAAGTACTAATCCCATGAAAGCACCACTGGCATAATTTTTAATGACAATTACAAGAGATATTTTGCTAATATAAAAGTCTACAAGAGTTGGGAATAGTTGCATTATCATGGATGAAGTTGGTAAATTCTCTATGAATGTAGAAGAgtactttttcttattttctttattattttattttgacaagGTAGCTATAAGAACAGAGAAATAAAGATCATTAACCATTTCGTCAGTACTTGTAAACTACAAAAATCAACTGAAGCAATACAATCGAcagaagcaaaaaataaatttttatggctGTTAACCAATAACTAATTTGAAGTCCATAGAAGTATATACATACCGAGATGAATTttgaccatcatcatcatatgaACGGTCTCTATCTCTGTCAGAGCTTCTACTTCTTGTGCCATATTGGTCATCATCAACATTTTGACTTCTTCCACGGTAGTCATCATTCCTGTAACCATCTCTTCCATAGCGATCTTCATAGTCTCTGCCATAACGATCCCCATCACGATAAGGGTCCCCATTTCTGCCGTACCTGTCATCATCCCTATAGCCCCATTCTCTTTCTCTGCCATAACCGTTTCTATCTTCATCTCTGCCTCCATAGCGTCCTTCATAACGATCATCATCATATCTGTCACCATACCCTCCTGTACCAGGCCTGTACATTCCACCTGCTGCTGTGCTGCGAAACCTGTTGTCATGTAACAGTCAGAATACTTCATCCATTGTAGCTCAATGTAAGGAAAGGTAAAGTAACGCTTTACATCAATATATACTTCGATCCATATCTCTCTTAAGTCTTACAACTACATTCATATAGACACACAAGAGTCACCTATGTGGACAGGAAGGAGATAGACCTTGCAGTTGATGAGAACTCCCAACTATGCATATCATTGTTTACAAAATACACAATTAATGTAACTTATGAGAGTGAAGAAGTTTTCCTCCATTAATGAAATGGCCTGATCTAGCCATGAAAATCACCAAGCAttctaaataaaaattccagTGAAGTGTTGGCATAATTAATCAAACAGGAAAGAAAGGCTTTGAGATCCGGTAAGATAACTCCACAACAAACTAACAGTTAAGAAACCAAGTAACAAACACAACAGCATTGAAAATTAAGCATTGTTATTTGTGAAGCACTCCAAAATTTAAGTTAAACAGTGAAAGGTCAAGGAAATTGCCAGAATAGTGCATGAAAACTTTGATAAAGCATACTCACTTGTCCCTGTTAGCAGCTGCTTTCTGTCTAACTTCAATAATCCTTTCTTTATCATTTACCAGGACCACAAGACTTTGCGATTTCTTTCTGACATTGTTTCCCTGGTCTTTTCCACTGGAATCAATGTATTGGAATTCAGACAATGTCTGtcaaatggaaaattattattataaagtgATTAAGCAAATCAAATCTTGTGAAGATGGTTTCAGAGTtggggccccaaaaaaaaaaaaaaaaaaaaaaaaaacaaactactGATATTCACAGCACACAGGGGTAGAAATTACTGAAATTTGATATGCATGTTCCCTGATCTCATCTATGACACGCTCTGACCCATGGGCTACCAGGTATTCCAAAACAGTCAAAGCCTGAAGTTCAACACAACAACACGTCAGTTCTCTGACACATCAGaatgtgaaaagaaaattaactaaacttttttacatataaaatacaaaattaccaATACATGTATGTGGTGATTAAAGAATGAATATCACCAAGAATTTAATACGTTGAATTTAGGAaagggagaaagaaaaagagagaaccTAACCTTGTAAACATGCCGCCAGTTCTTCCCAGTATCGTTAATCCGCTTCCAAATCACGGCCATGATCATCTGGTATTCATGACTGCATGAATGTTCGAAATTGCATGCATTAGAAACACATAAGCAATGCAAATAACCTAAGTAAGGACAGGTCAAGCTTACTAGTTTCTCGTGGCCTGGGCGATATCAGCAAGAAGTGACCCATGAGGTCCCCATGGCTCATTGCTGGTAGCGTCAAGAACCTGATTGAAAATAGAACAGAAGTTTTATTGCTTAAGAAATTGGAAACCAGAGTGGCTGGGTTCTTCTactcaaatatgaatttatacATAAGGCAATggtttcaacccaaaaaaaaaaaaagaggcaatagttaaagaaaaagaactaaTATAAAAGTCATATGCTACCTTCTGCTCTATTCCAGGAACTTTAAGAACTTTCTTATTCACCTCTCTCTTACTGCAATTACAAGAGCATTACTAAgataagtataaataatgccaaaataaaattaaaagaacaaccAGATTAATAAACCTTAAAGAAGCACAGCATTAGAACTTTCTCACAATTGTTTCTACCGTAACATACAGCATTCAGAAGCTTTCCCCTCCAATAACCATCATCgacattataaaatcaacaacattacaaattccaaaaattagaCTCAAGACTTACAGGTCCCTAACAGTTTGATCAAACACCTTCTTCATCGTAGCTGGTGTTCAGATAAACAATCAACCAACAGCAGCAAATTTGCTCGATCCAATTTGAATTGATCTCGCTTCAAAAATTATTCATAAACTGTTTCAATcagagaaaaaaaccaaaaaaaaaaaaaaaaacaattaacgGTTTCTGTATCGCACAAAATCCCAACAAGACATTTAAACTCAATGCGTTAAAAACAAACTACCAGAGAAGTAAATGAAAAACATTAAACACCAATAGTTTTGGAATTCAAAGCCATCAATTATCCAATTAACCTTTCAAGGATCAAGATCCCAGAATCAGAAAACCAGAAATTTGGAAAAATCcaagaaaacaacaaagatCAAAGCAACCAAGAAAATTCTATAAAACGCAGCAGAAAAGAGCAAGCAGCTATATCTATCCACATAAAATTAGATCCAACTTGAATTGGAGCGCATTATTTCAAGCTCCCAATATAATTTATTCACAGCAcatttatatccaaataaaaaaaaatttcaagaaaaaaaataaatattttgcaatcaagcataaatatatgataaatacACATCTCTATCTAATtcccctccaaaaaaaaaaaaaacatttttaataaaacccATATGCCAAAtcgttaaatatataaacagaAATGAAAACTcactttttccccaaaaaataaaaaaaatgatttacgATTCAAATTACCAAAAGGGTCGGTGAAAGAGCTGAATCATCAAAAACCCAGatgaaaaaaataccaaaaacgaaggaaattttaatagatctgaaagaaaaaaagaaaaaggcagagATCTAGTAGAAAAGGAACCTGATCCAAATCAAAATTGAAGCGAGTAATGGATCTGAGATATTCTAACAAAATCCTCCGATGGCGCTtctgaggaagaagaagaagaacaagaagaagaagaaggagaggagTTTTGGAAAGCCCCCGCAAAGCTCCTGAAAATGGAACGAAGCTTATGTATTTGTGTTAAtgtctgtgtgtgtgtttttttgtttttggaaacaTATAGTGAGaggcagaaaaaaagaaaaaagacagagCAGCGAAGCGAATGgagaggaaggagaagaaggagagGGAGGCTTTTTCTCTTCGCTTTGGTCGTTTCGGtaatttttgaaacaaaaattttcttttctataattCCGGAGAGAAATGGAGTGGAAAGTAAAATGACGAGAAAGACAGCGCAACTTACACGCAGAGAATTAAGgaagaactctctctctctatctctctatctctcctctctttttttctttttttttttttttttttttttttgttttgggttaaATTGTTTGGAGCTTATACTTTTCTTGTtagtttgttattattattatcttttttaaaaaaaatttaatggattgATTGGAGTTGTAATAAGTGAAGGGGAatgagggaagaaaaacttgGACTGCTAAATTGGAGCTCTTGACTTTTCTATCTATTTAGACAAAAAATTTACCATAAAAAATTaccatttcttaatttttttttaaaaaaagataagataaaaaaaatatgtaaaaaattttactccctttttttttttcaatgggtATGAGTGGATTGTGATTTATGATTCGATttggataaaatataaaaattaaatttgttttcactCTCAATTTTGACTtcattcactttttattttattattatttattatatatataaatatatgtaaatactttttttttcttttttttttcactttttggaATCTAATAATAACTTGTAAGAGCTGGAAAAGTGGAAAGTGGAGTTGgtaaaatttctctctctctttatatccCCATTTTAATAAAAGGCAcctactttttaattttttatttttttttatttgttgagaAAGCATTGCGCCAACTATTAAGTAGGCatacttttgtatttttaaaaaaaaaaaaagaaaaagaaaatatcgtgttattatatatagagtTAATACAACCGGACCCTCTTTAGGAAATGTCTCGAGGTGAAGATGGGAATCATgaaaaaagaacataaaatcATGTTTGATGCTGTACATGTTGctatttaccaaaacaaaaaaaaatgaaaatgctgTACATGTTGCTCATTATTTTGTAAGAAAGTATACATTATTCAATAACTAAAAAGCAAAtgacaataaaaattaaaaataaaataaaaagttgttttATCTAATCTATATCTTTCTATcgtagaaaagtaaaaaaaaaaaaaatatatatatatatatatatacacacacaaacatatatatgtcCAAGATGCTAATATACCATTTGCTATATTTGTAGATTGAATTCTACAAGGAAAGctgtaaaaagaataaaaaagaaaagaaaatcctcCAATTTACCCTAAtgaaatgttaaaatattaaaaataggtTATGGGAGTGCATTtattatctttgtttttttgagttGTATGTTTCTTCTACAATGATGGTTAAGCAaataatgaaaactaaaaatactttatatgtttttgctcttttttttatattaattaattagcaagTACCTAGTATCCACATTAATATTGTATGGATATTGAAGACTTAGTTGCATCCGCACATATTAAAATAGCATGTATTTAATTAGGATTTATTTTGGCTTCCTTAAAGCAATACTTTGACAACGCCTGCTATGTTTGTTTTAGgttttttcttgtctttttgAATAACTTGTTTTTTATAGTTTTGATATCCAAAAGTttaactatacatatatacatatatattcaggTTAAAATCATATCCTTCCATTGAATTCATATCAATATTAatgttcaaattatttttattaaaaattaaaatttaaaattacatttactaATCATCAAGTTccgataaaatttattttttctaaataaaattttaatacatcattaaacttatatttaactacttttaaattttaaattttagtcatTTAGATGATCTAAGaactaataaagaaaaacttAATCTTAAAATCATGACCCTACACCCAAATCTGATCCTTAATATTCAAACTAATATCAAGATTTTATCTTTCAGCCTTTAGATcctattgaaatttaaaattacacttAATAATTATCAAGTTTTGACAAGTT contains the following coding sequences:
- the LOC107434130 gene encoding clathrin interactor EPSIN 2, producing MKKVFDQTVRDLKREVNKKVLKVPGIEQKVLDATSNEPWGPHGSLLADIAQATRNYHEYQMIMAVIWKRINDTGKNWRHVYKALTVLEYLVAHGSERVIDEIREHAYQISTLSEFQYIDSSGKDQGNNVRKKSQSLVVLVNDKERIIEVRQKAAANRDKFRSTAAGGMYRPGTGGYGDRYDDDRYEGRYGGRDEDRNGYGREREWGYRDDDRYGRNGDPYRDGDRYGRDYEDRYGRDGYRNDDYRGRSQNVDDDQYGTRSRSSDRDRDRSYDDDGQNSSRGSGAKADDYQNGRRLERKFSEQNIGVPPSYEEAVNESRSPVHSERDGETAAAPAPRSSSPPVNNRPSSSPHVSNDPHPTSSPGSHHVGQATNAQDFNAMPVNQEVEAADEFDPRVPVSAAPATSNSAEVDLLGGLSDSFMSNSLAVVPTTTDTAAFETESHVNSSSAPTFGATPSASNSLNQSFEDPFGDTPFKAVPSNEGFHAPPQASTSSDYFHNAEPSHASDVKADRGTGFDFGDPLSGLTYSTSDVSTVPTSSTNFHYSPQELPPNQNTDILADILPPSGPSPSYASHSPQSFSAPAGQPAQPGANAFGSYQPQPGAIVPVSSNMVTQTQNGYGGGNYLPHGGSTAPITSHLGSQMSTAPTAQFNSGSFISQGGYTPANNGNFYAQQGASTVPTTPHIAPQNPIGSASHFSGGNFLPQQGPPALAAPQVASQAATGPTTQPNNDVLGNIFPQTGASTSLSSQQSLPNSTGALAIVPQPSKKFEPKSAVWADTLSKGLVDLNISGPKINPLADIGIDFDAINRKEKRLEKPAATPAVSTINMGKAMGSGSGIGRAGAGTLRAPSNPMMGSGMGMGMGGVPGGGMGMGGYGGGMNQNQPMGMGMGMGMNMGMGMNMGMGQGVPMQQPTGFPQGSNMGGSYNPMMGGGGYAPQQPYGGYR